Genomic window (Flavobacteriales bacterium):
TTCACCCAGGCCGTGATGTGCCCGTCGATCAACTTGCGGTGTTGGGTCATGCGTCCTGACAACTGACAACGAACAACTGACAACTGGTTCAACCGATCAAATTCAACAAGTATTCACCATAGCCGCTCTTCACCAATGGGGTGGCCACGGCCTTCAGCTGCTCCGCATCGATCCAGCCTTTTTTGAAGGCCACTTCCTCGATGCAACCGATGCGCAAGCCTTGGCGCTCCTCGATCACCTGCACGAACTGGCCGGCCTGCATCAGCGAAGCGAAGGTCCCGGTGTCCAACCATGCGGTGCCACGATCGAGGATCTCCACTTTCAGTTTTCCGCGTTTCAGGTATTCCTTGTTCACGTCGGTGATCTCGTATTCGCCGCGCGCGCTGGGCTTCAGCGCAGCGGCCACTTCCACCACACTGTTGTCGTAAAAGTAGAGGCCCGGCACGGCGAAATTACTGCGCGGCTTAGCGGGCTTTTCTTCGATGCTTATCGCCACGTTGTCCTTGTCGAACTCCACTACGCCGTACCGCTCCGGGTCGCTGACGTGGTACGCGAAGACGAGGCCGCCGTCGAGTTCGGTGTTCGCGCCAAGCTTGCGTCCGAGGCCCGCACCGTAGAAGATATTGTCGCCGAGGATCAACGCCACGGAGTCCTTTCCGATGAAGTCGCGCCCGATGACGAAGGCCTGCGCCAAGCCGTTCGGAACGGCCTGTTCAGCGTAAGCGAATTCACAACCGAGGTTTTTTCCGTCGCCGAGCAATTTCTTGAAATGCGGCAGATCGTGGGGGGTGCTGATGATGAGGATCTCGCGGACCCCCGCCGCCAGCAAGGTGCTCAGCGGGTAGTAGATCATCGGCTTGTCGTACACCGGCATAAGCTGTTTGCTCACCGCGAGCGTCAGGGGATGCAGTCGTGTGCCGGACCCGCCGGCGAGGATGATGCCTTTCATTGCTGTTCTGTCGTTTCGTCCTTATGGCGTTCCACGGTGAGCGCGCCTAATTCAATGTCCTCTTCTTCGTCCAAGATCTCGAGCAAGGGCTCGCTGAAGGCCTTGGACATGATGCGCTTGTTCAACGAAAGCACCAGCGAGGGCAGCACCAGCAGGTTGGTGAGCATGGCCGTGAGCAGCGTCATGGTGGTGAGCATGCCCAACGCTTGGATGCCACCGAAACGCGAAAAGGCGAACATGGAAAAACCTGCGAACAGTATGATGCTCGTGTAGATTATCCCGACACTCACCTCACGCACAGCATTGTCCACGGCTTTCGCCAGGTCACCTCCGGTGAGCTTCACCTCCAGGCGATAACGGGCGAGGAAGTGGATGGCATTGTCCACTGCGATGCCCAGTGCAATGCCGAACACGAGCATGGTACTGGGCTTGATCGGGATGTGCAGAAAGCCCATGAGCCCGGCGGTGACGATGAGCGGGATCATGTTCGGGATCAACGCCACGATGAGGATGCGGAGCGAGTTGAACAGCAGCGCCATCAGCACCACGATGATGATGATGGCCCAGAACAAACTGGTGATCAGGTTGCTGATCAAGTAGCTGCTGCCTTTGAGGAAGACCACACTGGTACCGGTGAAGACCACGTGGTAACGGTCAACAGGGAAGATGCTGTCAGTCTGTGCGCGCAGCTTGGAGAGGATCTTGTCCATGCGCGAAGTGCCCACGTCGGCCATCTGTACGGTGATGCGCGTGGTCCTCCGTGTGCTGTCGATAAAGGCTTTGCCTGTTGTGGCGTTGCCTTTCCCCTTTCCGCTACCGATGTTCTGAAGGTAAGGCAACATGAAACGCTGGTCGGTGCTACTGAGCAGGCCATAGCGCGACGGATCGCCTCCGTAGAAAGCCTGCCGCGTGAACTTCACGGCATCCACGATGCTGATCGGACGGCTGAACTCCGGATAGGTGGCCAGCGTATCCGTGAGCTTGTCGATACGCTTCAGCGTGGCGCTTTTCAATACGCCACCCTTTTTCTCGGTGTCCACCAGGATCTCCAATGGCATCACGCCGTGGAAGTTCCGCTCGAAAAAGTGCAGGTCCGTGATCACCGGATTGTCCGCTGGAAGGTCGTCCACGATACGGCTTTCGTCCTTCAATTTCGTCATACCGAAACAGGCCACGACCGTGACGCAGAACGTGACGATGTAGATCGCCGTGCGATGTTCTTTGGAGAGCATCACGATCTTCTCGACAGCGCGGTCCAGCCAACGGCGTTCCAAGTGGCTGAGGTGGCGCTCCTTGGGCGCAGGCATGTAGCTGAAGATGATGGGCACCAGCAGCAGACCGAAGATCCACAGCACCATGATGCCGATGGTGGCGATGAGGCCGAACTGCTTCAACACATCGCTATAGGTGACACAGAAAGTGGCGAAGCCAGCGGCCGTGGTGGCGTTGGTCATGAAGCTGGCGGCGCCCACCCTGCTGATCATGCGCTGCAAGGACTTCGCCTTGTTGCCATGATGCGCGTATTCGTGGTGGTACGCGTTCACCAAGAACACGCAATTGGGCACGCCCACCACGATCACCAACGGTGCGATCACCGACTGCAGAACCGTGACACCGAAGCCGAACAAGGCCATGCAGCCGAAGGCCCACACTACGCTCATCAGCACCACGCCGAGGCAGATGAACATCACGCGCAACGACTTGAAAAAGAGCAGCAGCAGCAAGGCGCAGATGGCCAAGCTCAGCAGCATGTAGCGCGGCATGTCGCCCTTGATGAGCTTTGTGTTCTTCACGCGCACCCACGGCAATCCGCTTTCATGCACCGGGAGGTCCGTGGCGGCGGAGAACTCATTGACGCGTTTCTCCAGGGCGTCGATCACCTGCTCCCGGTCGTTCGTGTCGAAGAGCTTCGCGTTCACGAACAACATCATCAAGCTGGCCTTGGTGCTGTCGTTGTAGAGCAGGCCCTTGTAGAACGGCAGGTCGTCGATGCGTCGCTTCAGCGAATCCATCTGCACCTGTGTGGTCGGCAGGGCGGTCATCAACTTCCGCACGTCGAATTTCTGCAGGCTGTCGTTGCGCACCAAGGTGAAGAGGTTCGCCTCGCTGAACACGCTGTCGATGCCAGGGATCTCTTTCAGGTCATTCCCCAGCTCGTACCACTGCTTGAAGTTCGCAGGCGTGTACAGTTCTTTGCCCTGCGTGGCCACGACGATCACATTGCCGTCCGCGCTGAAGGTCTTCAGGAAGTGCTCGTATTCACCGTAGGCCGGGTCGGACTTGGGCAGCAGTCCGCCGTGCTTGTAGTTCATCTGCACCTTTGTAGCCTCGTAGCCCATGAAGGCCGTGAGGACCCCGACCACCGTGAGGATCCCGATACGATTGCGCAAAACACGGCCAGCCAGCCAAGACCACATGTCCGTTGAAGGGTTTCCGCCAGAAGGGGCTGGCACGAATAAGCGACAAAAGTGCGAAAAGCAGGCGTACCCCGGTCAAAAACCTACCGTTACCGCCAACTTGAGCGCCACATTGTCCGAAGCCTCCGGAAATGCGTAAGGCCCTATGCGGTAGAACGCGCCCACGCCCAAACCGATGAAATTCGCCTTGTAGAGGTCATCGATGCGGAGGCCGGTCTCGAAATAGCCCTTCTCCATGGCCGAAAACTCCAAACCCCGATGGTTTTCCGGGGACTGCATTTCCCCGAAGGCGGCGCTGGCGAAAATGCTCGGCTTCGGCCTGAAGTGCTTGCCTTTCAGCAAGAGCGTGCCGAAGGAATGCCGCACATGGGCCGAGACATAGCGGTCAGCCAAGAACTCATTCGGGCGCATGGTCTGGAAGGTATTGTCCGTTGAGATCTGGAACAGCTTGCCGCCCGTTCCGCGCAAGTTGTAGAGGAAGGGCATCGGAGCTTCCGTATCGGCCATGCCGCCCAAGAGCTGCACCGAAAGGTCGCCCACCAGCCGGAGCTTGAAGGTCTTCTCCACCATGGTGTTCACGCGCCACGTCTCCCATTCGCCATCGTACAGCCCTTGAAAGGAACGCATGGCCTGCACATAGACGATCGGCCATTTCGTCCCCAAGGAGATCTCCCGGTCCGGCAGGCGCGCCAAGCGTTCATGCAAGGCCCAGCGCAGGGCCAGGTTGACGGAGCCGGTGAGGAAATCGTTTCGCAGCAGGGTCACATCCTCCGCAGCGGATTTCACATACCGGTACCCGATGTCGTTCACCCGCAATGCCCGCTCTGTACCCGCCCAGATCTTCAAGGAGCTGCCCACACGGAGCATCACCTCCCCCGCCATGCTCTCGATGCGGTCCATGCGGTCCATGTAATACATCCGATAGCTCTCCGGAGTGAACATGCTGACCCGGCCCGGGAAGTCCACGCCACCGGTCTCCGCCACATCATTCTCGTAGCTGAATTTCACATGAAAGTCCCGACCGAACAACGGCTTCACGGTGAGGTCGCCGCCAAACTTCCAGTTCTTGTCCCTGAAGCCGTATGCGAAGTAGCCGCCGAGCGAGGCGTACTTGGTGATCCGGTCGTTCGTCGCCAGCCCGGCGCCCAAGCGGAAGCCCTCATAGCCGTTGTAGTTCAATATCCGGGTCAACAACAGGTCCACCGAGCCGATCGGCAGTCGGCCGGAGACCAGGGCATTGAGCGCCTTCAGCTTGCGGTCGAAGTGCTCCTCCTCGCCGAGGCTGTCCATCATCGCATAAGTGCGCAGGTCCTTCGCGCCCAAGGAATCCGATCGCAATCCCTTCCAGTAGGCATCGTCCTTGCGCATGCTCAGTTTGTCCATCACCAGCTCCGGGCCGCGCACCTCTTTCCGCGCCACGTCCACGTCCAGTTCGATGTCCTTCAGGTAGATGCGGCCCTCACCGTAGATCCCCAGACCGTTCAGGCTAAGGCCGCTGAAGTAGACGAAGGTGTTGAGCTGCACCGGGAACCAAGCGGTGCCGCCGTCCGCCGTGGGCAGCCGTTCGTGCTTCTGTTGAAAGCGGATGCTGATGCCGTCTTTCTCCACGGGTTCCGCGGTCACGTTCTGCACCGCATAGCCGTCCGTATTGATGTAGAGCAAGCCTTTCAGTCCTTCGAATTTTGTGCCCGTGCGTGGCCGGTAGCTGATCACGAAAACACTGTCCCTCCCCCGGTAAAGCGTGTCTTCCAAGTGGTAGTAGTACTTGTTGGTGCTGCTCGGGCCGATGGGGCCGAGGTAGCTTTTATCGCCGATGTCGATCTGCGGCGAATAGATGCTGAAGGTGGCGGTCTGCGCCGCGATCGCCAGGAACGACGGGTTCTTCAGGCCGCTGACGCGCATGGCCAGCACGGTCTCCTTCTCGGCCGAGGGTGGCCTGAAGCTTTTCTGCGTCGCGCTTTCAATGAGGAAGAGGTGCTGGTGCTCAAGAAGCTCCAACAACTTGGTGGTGGAGCTGTCCGTTTTGGCGGTGTCCGCGACCGTGGTATCCCGTGAGGCGGCCATGAAGGTGGTGTCCGGTCCCGTGTCGGCCATCGTGTCCTTGGGCATTACCTTCTCCATGTCCGAGGTTGCATCGAACACGCTCTTACTGTAGCTCGTGTAGCGGTAGCTCCGGTAGCGCATGCCGTCGTTCTCCTTGCGGTCGGCGTACACCCGGCGGATGATGCGGTGCGCGGGGTTCTCCGTGGGAGCGATCTCCACCGTATGCAATTGCGTGTTGCTTGCGGTGAGCGACACCATCACGGGCTTCTCATCGTTGATGGTGATCGTCAGGGGATCATAGCCCACGTAGCTGGCCCGTAGGGTCACAGGTAGTTGCGGAACGGGAAGCGAGAAGCGGCCATCGATGTCCGAGGTGGTACCGATGTGCGTGCCCTCGATGACGAAGGGTACAAAGGCCAGCGGCTCGCGCGTAGCGGCATCCAGTACGCGGCCCGTAACAACGTGCTGTGCGGATGCGAACAGCGTTCCGAGAAGTGCAAGGCAAAGTACAAGTGACCGGATCAAGGGCATAACGTGGTTCCAATGGATATGTGACGGGGAAGTCGGGGAAAAGTAACAGTATAGTCGTCAGTTGCCAGTTGTCCGTTTTCAGGCGAGGTCACCCTGACAACTAACAACGGATAACTCTCCACTGACCCAGTACCTTGCGGCCATGCTTCCCCAGCTCCGCGATGCCCGCCTCTGGTCCCGCGCGCTTACGGCGCGTCGTGCCCGGAACGCGTACGGTATCTGGAGCAGCTTCCGCGAGGCGAAACGCACGAAAGTGCCGCACATCAAGGGGATGCCGATCAGCATCAGCATCGAGCCCACCACCGCGTGCAACCTCCGTTGCCCCGAATGTCCAAGTGGGCTGCGTGCATTTACACGGCCCACCGGCAACCTCAAACACGGCCTTTTTGAAAAAGTGATCGATGAGCTGGCCCAAGACCTTTGGGCGCTCACGTTCTATTTTCAAGGCGAACCCTTCATCAATCCAGGCTTCTTGGACATGGTGAAGTATGCCAGCCAACAGGGCATCTACACCAGTACCAGCACCAATGCACATTTCCTCGATGAGGCCAAGGCCGAGGCTACCGTGCGCAGTGGGCTGTCACGGCTCATCATTTCGCTCGACGGCACCGATCAGGACACGTATTCCGCTTACCGTAAAGAAGGCACGTTGGCCGCGGTGATCGAAGGTGCCGAGCGCATCGTGAAGTGGAAGAAAAAACTGAAGAGCCGCACGCCCCACGTGGTGTTCCAATTCCTGGTGGTGAGGCCGAACGAGCACCAGATACCGGAAGCGCGCAAGCTCGCCAAGCAGATCGGCGTGGACGACCTGTGGCTGAAGACCGCACAGATCTACGACCCGAAGGACGATCATCCGCTGATCCCCGTGCAGGACAAGTATTCCCGATACAAGCGGAATGCGAACGGTATTTGGGAAGTGAAGAACGCCTTGGACGACCACTGCTGGAAGATGTGGCACAGCTGCGTGATCACCTGGGACGGCCGCGTGGTGCCCTGCTGTTTCGACAAGGACGCGCACTACGTACTGGGCGACTTGAGCAAGCAGAGCTTCCACGAGGTGTGGAACGGCGAGGCATACAACGCGTTCCGCGCTACGCTCTTGCGATCACGCAGCGACATTGACATGTGCCGCAACTGCAGCGAGGGCAGCCCTGTGTGGGCATAGCGCCGGAAACCTTCATTAATACGTGATCACCTCCCTCAGATCTTTAGGTTCGTGAGCAACTGGCTGCACCTATATTCGCGGCTCAAAACACAAACCCTGCTCAAGACCAAATTTCCGATGATTAACCTGAGATCCCCCCTGATGTTCGTGGCCGGTCTGGTCGCCTTCAGCTGCATGGCGCAGAAAATGAAAGTGGAGAAAGGCGACCTGTCCGTTCTGAAGGGCCAAAAAACAGTGAACGTCGAGTTCGTGTACGACAACTTGAAAATGTTCAATGACGATCGTACCGAAGCAGCCTACATTGAAGAACGCAAGAAAGAACTCAATGAGAAGGGCGCTGACAAAGGTGAGACTTGGGAGAAGAAATGGATCGCCAGCCGCGAACTGATCTGGGAGCCGAAATTCATGGAGCTCATCAACCGCACTGAGGGGATCAAATTCAAGCAAAGCGACTCCGATGCCAAGTACACCTTGGTCGTTGATGCCGTCTGGCTCTACCCCGGATACAATGTCGGCGTCATGAAGAAGGGTTCAAAGCTGAATACCGACCTCACGCTAGTACAGACGGACGACAAGAGCAAGGTCTTGGTGAAGATCAGCGCAACGGATGCACCCGGCGATACCTACCAAGGCACCTTCAGCAATGAGGACCGTATCGGTGAGAGCTATGCCAAGACAGGGAAGACGCTTTCAAAGATGATCAGCAAGAAGCTGAAGTAGGAGTAGGACGGGGCAGCGAAAGCTCTCTTGTTGAAACCGTCAAAAGAAATGCCGCAAGGCTGCGATCGGTCGCAGCCTTGCGGCATTTTCCGTTCCTGAGTGGATCCATGGTCGTCTCGCGGGGGACCACATCCAGAGAACCTTTCATACAATACGGGGCAGGAAGGAGTGGCGGGAGCTCAACTATCTTGAAAGATCATCCAATTGGATGATCGTGATCACACCTTCAGGATATCCGTCTCCTTCGCCTCGATCAAGGCGTCCACCTTCTTGTTCCAGATGCCCGTGACCTTTTCCACCTCGGCCTCCGCGCTTTTGGCACCATCTTCGGGCAGGCCGTCCTTCTGCAGCTTCTTGATGCCCTCCATGGCCTTCTGACGCGCCCCGCGTATGCTCACTTTGGCATGCTCGCCCTCGGCCTTTGCCGCCCTCACCAGGTCCTTGCGCCGGTCCTCGGTGAGCATCGGCACGAGGATGATGATGTTGTCCCCGTTGTTGCTGGGGTTGAAGCCGAGGTTCGCGGCCTGGATCGCCTTCTCGATCGGATCGATCATCTTCTTCTCCCAAGGTTGGATCAAGAGCGTACGCGCGTCCGGCGTGTTGATGTTGCTCACCTGCGTCAGGGGCACCTCGCTGCCGTAGTAGTCCACACGGATACCCTCCAGCATCGCGGGGTTCGCACGGCCGGCGCGGATCTTCACCAGTTCATTGTCCAAATGGTCAACGGCCTTGCGGTCGAGGTCCTCGCATTGGGCTATCAGGGATGCTGTATCGCTCATGTTCTTCAGGGAAAGGCTGCGAATTTACCGCAATAGTGGGGAACGCGGAGAAAGTAAAAAGTTCCACGAAGGACACGAAGCCCACGAAGGAATACTATCACATCCTTCTTTGCGCCCTTTGCGTCCTTTGCGGTAGAAAGCCAGAGCTGCCTCCGGTGCTCTCACACTTAAAACTCAACGATGGTCCCCAAAGGCTCACCGCTGATCAACTTCCCAAGGTTCCCCGGCTTGTTCATGTCGAACACGATGATGGGCAGCTTATTCTCGCGGCACAGGGTGAAGGCCGTCATGTCCATTACTGTAAGGCCCTTGGCGTAGACCTCCTCGAAGGAAATGCGTTCATAGCGCGTGGCAGTGGGGTCCTTTTCCGGGTCGGCGGTGTAGATGCCGTCCACGCGGGTGCCCTTGAGGATCACGTCCGCCTCGATCTCGATGGCCCGCAGGCTGGCGGCACTGTCGGTGGTGAAGTAGGGATTGCCCGTGCCGGACCCGAAGATCACGATGCGGCCTTTTTCCAAGTGGCGCACGGCCCGGCGGCGGATGAAGGGCTCCGCGATCTGCTCCATCTTGATCGCGCTCAGCAACCGCGTCTTCTGGCCCGCCACCTCCAAGGCGCTCTGCAACGCCAAGCTGTTGATCATGGTGGCCAGCATGCCCATGTGGTCCCCCTGCACGCGGTCGATGCCGTTCGCGGCCGCCTGGATGCCCCGGTAGATGTTACCGCCGCCTACCACAATGGCCACTTCCACACCGCTGCGGGATACGGCCACGATCTCCTCCGCGTATTGCTTCAGCCTTGCGCTGCTGATGCCGTAGGCTTGTTCGCCCATCAGGCTTTCTCCGGAAAGCTTCAACAGGATGCGCTTGTACGTGCGGGGGGGGGTGGGGTCGCTCATCGGTGCGCGAAAATAGGGGGGACGGCACAAAAAAAGAGGGAGACCGAAGCCTCCCCCATTCCGTGATCCAGTATAATGATCAAGCCCCCAATGCGTGGCGCTTGAAGCCGGTGACCTTCAGGTCTTTGTCGGCCTTTTGCACGTATTGCTCCACGTTCATCTTGTTGTCTTTGATGAACTCTTGGGAGAGCAGGGTGCTTTCCTTGTAGAACTTGTTCAGGCGGCCCTGGGCGATCTTCTCGGCCATTTCCGGGGCCTTGCCCTCTTGGATAGCGAGGTCCTTGCCGATCTCCAATTCCTTCTCCACCACGCTTTGGGGCGTGCTGCTCTTGTCCAAGGCGATCGGTCCCATGGCGGCCACCTGCATGGCCACGTCCTTGGCCACGCTTTCGTGGCCGACCTTGTTCAAGCCCACTAGGCTCGCCACACGGTTGCCGGGGTGGTTGTAAGCGTAGACGTATTCCGCCTCGAGCGGCTGGCAGTAATTCACGTCGATCTTTTCGCCGATCACACCGGTCTGCTCGGTAAGCTTCTCGGCAACAGTGAGGCCATTGCCAAAAGGCAGGGCTTTCAGCGCGTCGGCATCGGCGGCCATGTTCTTCAGCGCGATCTCGGCGATGGTCTCCGCCATGGCGCTGAAGTCAGCGTTCTTGGCCACGAAGTCGGTCTCGCAGTTCACGCTCACCAACATGCCTTTCTTGGCATCGGCGCTGGTCTTGGCAAGTACCAGTCCTTCAGCAGCGTCGCGGTCGGCGCGCTTGGCGGCCACTTTCTGGCCCTTCTTCCGGAGGACGTCGATGGCAGCGTCGAAGTCGCCATTGGCCTCCGTGAGGGCGTTTTTACAATCCATCATGCCGGCGCCCGTCATTTGGCGCAGCTTGTTCACTTCAGAGGCGGTAATGGCCATGGTCGTGCTCATGCTTATGTGTTGACGTTAAATAAAACCGGGGGCCCTTCGGGCCGCCCTTGATCAGGCCTGGGGCTCTTCCGTACCGGCGTCCGCACCCGTGTGCCCGGCTTCGGCGGCGACCTCCTCATGTGTGTCGGGCTCAGCTGCCGGGGTTGTCTCAGCGGCAGCTTGTGGTGCGGCTTCGGCATTGGGTTCAGCAAGCTTCTCAGCGGTTTTCTTGCCGGTATGCTTCCGACCGTGTTTTTCAGCCACTGCCTCGTCGCCTTCCTCCTCAGTGTCCTCATCGGGCGTGGCGGTGCCACTGTCCTTGTCGCGCTTGCGCTCCTCAACACCTTCCTGGATAGCTGCGATCATCGTGTCCACGATCAGCTCGATGCTCTTGGTGGCGTCGTCGTTCGCAGGGATGGGGAAATCAACTAAGGAGGGATCGCTGTTCGTGTCCACCATGGCGAAGGTGGGGATGCCCAGCTTGCGGGCCTCGGC
Coding sequences:
- the rfbA gene encoding glucose-1-phosphate thymidylyltransferase RfbA, giving the protein MKGIILAGGSGTRLHPLTLAVSKQLMPVYDKPMIYYPLSTLLAAGVREILIISTPHDLPHFKKLLGDGKNLGCEFAYAEQAVPNGLAQAFVIGRDFIGKDSVALILGDNIFYGAGLGRKLGANTELDGGLVFAYHVSDPERYGVVEFDKDNVAISIEEKPAKPRSNFAVPGLYFYDNSVVEVAAALKPSARGEYEITDVNKEYLKRGKLKVEILDRGTAWLDTGTFASLMQAGQFVQVIEERQGLRIGCIEEVAFKKGWIDAEQLKAVATPLVKSGYGEYLLNLIG
- a CDS encoding MMPL family transporter yields the protein MWSWLAGRVLRNRIGILTVVGVLTAFMGYEATKVQMNYKHGGLLPKSDPAYGEYEHFLKTFSADGNVIVVATQGKELYTPANFKQWYELGNDLKEIPGIDSVFSEANLFTLVRNDSLQKFDVRKLMTALPTTQVQMDSLKRRIDDLPFYKGLLYNDSTKASLMMLFVNAKLFDTNDREQVIDALEKRVNEFSAATDLPVHESGLPWVRVKNTKLIKGDMPRYMLLSLAICALLLLLFFKSLRVMFICLGVVLMSVVWAFGCMALFGFGVTVLQSVIAPLVIVVGVPNCVFLVNAYHHEYAHHGNKAKSLQRMISRVGAASFMTNATTAAGFATFCVTYSDVLKQFGLIATIGIMVLWIFGLLLVPIIFSYMPAPKERHLSHLERRWLDRAVEKIVMLSKEHRTAIYIVTFCVTVVACFGMTKLKDESRIVDDLPADNPVITDLHFFERNFHGVMPLEILVDTEKKGGVLKSATLKRIDKLTDTLATYPEFSRPISIVDAVKFTRQAFYGGDPSRYGLLSSTDQRFMLPYLQNIGSGKGKGNATTGKAFIDSTRRTTRITVQMADVGTSRMDKILSKLRAQTDSIFPVDRYHVVFTGTSVVFLKGSSYLISNLITSLFWAIIIIVVLMALLFNSLRILIVALIPNMIPLIVTAGLMGFLHIPIKPSTMLVFGIALGIAVDNAIHFLARYRLEVKLTGGDLAKAVDNAVREVSVGIIYTSIILFAGFSMFAFSRFGGIQALGMLTTMTLLTAMLTNLLVLPSLVLSLNKRIMSKAFSEPLLEILDEEEDIELGALTVERHKDETTEQQ
- a CDS encoding carboxypeptidase-like regulatory domain-containing protein encodes the protein MPLIRSLVLCLALLGTLFASAQHVVTGRVLDAATREPLAFVPFVIEGTHIGTTSDIDGRFSLPVPQLPVTLRASYVGYDPLTITINDEKPVMVSLTASNTQLHTVEIAPTENPAHRIIRRVYADRKENDGMRYRSYRYTSYSKSVFDATSDMEKVMPKDTMADTGPDTTFMAASRDTTVADTAKTDSSTTKLLELLEHQHLFLIESATQKSFRPPSAEKETVLAMRVSGLKNPSFLAIAAQTATFSIYSPQIDIGDKSYLGPIGPSSTNKYYYHLEDTLYRGRDSVFVISYRPRTGTKFEGLKGLLYINTDGYAVQNVTAEPVEKDGISIRFQQKHERLPTADGGTAWFPVQLNTFVYFSGLSLNGLGIYGEGRIYLKDIELDVDVARKEVRGPELVMDKLSMRKDDAYWKGLRSDSLGAKDLRTYAMMDSLGEEEHFDRKLKALNALVSGRLPIGSVDLLLTRILNYNGYEGFRLGAGLATNDRITKYASLGGYFAYGFRDKNWKFGGDLTVKPLFGRDFHVKFSYENDVAETGGVDFPGRVSMFTPESYRMYYMDRMDRIESMAGEVMLRVGSSLKIWAGTERALRVNDIGYRYVKSAAEDVTLLRNDFLTGSVNLALRWALHERLARLPDREISLGTKWPIVYVQAMRSFQGLYDGEWETWRVNTMVEKTFKLRLVGDLSVQLLGGMADTEAPMPFLYNLRGTGGKLFQISTDNTFQTMRPNEFLADRYVSAHVRHSFGTLLLKGKHFRPKPSIFASAAFGEMQSPENHRGLEFSAMEKGYFETGLRIDDLYKANFIGLGVGAFYRIGPYAFPEASDNVALKLAVTVGF
- a CDS encoding SPASM domain-containing protein encodes the protein MLPQLRDARLWSRALTARRARNAYGIWSSFREAKRTKVPHIKGMPISISIEPTTACNLRCPECPSGLRAFTRPTGNLKHGLFEKVIDELAQDLWALTFYFQGEPFINPGFLDMVKYASQQGIYTSTSTNAHFLDEAKAEATVRSGLSRLIISLDGTDQDTYSAYRKEGTLAAVIEGAERIVKWKKKLKSRTPHVVFQFLVVRPNEHQIPEARKLAKQIGVDDLWLKTAQIYDPKDDHPLIPVQDKYSRYKRNANGIWEVKNALDDHCWKMWHSCVITWDGRVVPCCFDKDAHYVLGDLSKQSFHEVWNGEAYNAFRATLLRSRSDIDMCRNCSEGSPVWA
- the frr gene encoding ribosome recycling factor, giving the protein MSDTASLIAQCEDLDRKAVDHLDNELVKIRAGRANPAMLEGIRVDYYGSEVPLTQVSNINTPDARTLLIQPWEKKMIDPIEKAIQAANLGFNPSNNGDNIIILVPMLTEDRRKDLVRAAKAEGEHAKVSIRGARQKAMEGIKKLQKDGLPEDGAKSAEAEVEKVTGIWNKKVDALIEAKETDILKV
- a CDS encoding UMP kinase is translated as MSDPTPPRTYKRILLKLSGESLMGEQAYGISSARLKQYAEEIVAVSRSGVEVAIVVGGGNIYRGIQAAANGIDRVQGDHMGMLATMINSLALQSALEVAGQKTRLLSAIKMEQIAEPFIRRRAVRHLEKGRIVIFGSGTGNPYFTTDSAASLRAIEIEADVILKGTRVDGIYTADPEKDPTATRYERISFEEVYAKGLTVMDMTAFTLCRENKLPIIVFDMNKPGNLGKLISGEPLGTIVEF
- a CDS encoding elongation factor Ts, whose protein sequence is MAITASEVNKLRQMTGAGMMDCKNALTEANGDFDAAIDVLRKKGQKVAAKRADRDAAEGLVLAKTSADAKKGMLVSVNCETDFVAKNADFSAMAETIAEIALKNMAADADALKALPFGNGLTVAEKLTEQTGVIGEKIDVNYCQPLEAEYVYAYNHPGNRVASLVGLNKVGHESVAKDVAMQVAAMGPIALDKSSTPQSVVEKELEIGKDLAIQEGKAPEMAEKIAQGRLNKFYKESTLLSQEFIKDNKMNVEQYVQKADKDLKVTGFKRHALGA